In Dermacentor variabilis isolate Ectoservices chromosome 1, ASM5094787v1, whole genome shotgun sequence, the genomic stretch TGGGCTCGTTTTAGCCACAACCATTTGACGTTGATGATGGGGTGGGTGATATCAGCCTGTACAGTGCGTGTCACGCTCGTCTCAAAGTGGCCTCGCTCTATGTGTGACAACTAAAGTGCATGTGCGCGGCCCGACGATTCCCGTTTGCTCAGCAAGTGGCATCATGTCCTACTCATGGAGGACTTTGTGTTGGAGGTAGGTGATGATATGTTTCCCATCCTATTATCGCCTCACTTGTGGCATCATTTGGCACCGCCGTAAATGTCCATGGCTCTGCTTTGCGTTGTTAGAAATGACAACATTCGAGAAGGCTCTCCTTGCTCCACAGCAGCCACCACTGACTTCACTTGTTCTATGTCAAGACGACGAGTACACGAAGGCAATAGCGACCGTTCAAGTTCTGATGCTTAACTATCACTGGGACACTGTGAGATTAATCCAGTTGGCATTCCTGTTTTTCTACTGCGAACTTCAATGCAAATCGAAAATTTCTGTCTGGCAATAATAATCGAACTGTGGAAATGATCGTGCTTCGTCAGAAAAATTCTAACCCAGTTGTGGCAGCTGCGTAAGGGTCGTGCTCACACGCTCCATCGCAGCCACACAGACTAAGTACACACGACAGCACTTGCAGAAGTAGCGTGCTTTTGTTCACTGACACGCACTCGTATTCTTGATAGTCCCAGAAGAGTGCTAAACACGACGCCCTGATCTGCACGTTTCAATGGCCACTTCAGAGAATAGGGTTCATCAATGGAGGTTATAGTTTTAATTAGCGCTTGCACGTGTTATTACCAACGTTAAAGTATGAATTTTGCAGCCATGCACGGAATTCTCGAATCTCCAAACCTTCACATATCGAGCCTTACACCCTCTGCTCAGCTATGGTGGATACCTTGAAACTGTAAAACGCGTCAGCTATGGGACTTTGCGATGCGCTACGACCGCTGATGAATTTAGTGCGGAAAGCAGAGCACGTTCAGCTTGGCAATGTATGAGTGTAAATGCGAACTGGGTGACTGCAGTCAGACCTTCGCCTGCTGTTGAATGATGCCCGGGGTGACTCTCTGTTTCCCCCTTGAACTATCGGGCTTCCGGGAGTTGAACTGCTGACTGATACTgcgaagctgctctttttggGCCAAGAACCGGGTGCTGTGCTCATAACACGTGAGCAAGCACAAATAAATGAACATTAGAAGCCCTCACAatcgttctctttttttcttcttttgctagGAAAACATTCAAAAACCTTGTTCAAGTTTTAGTGAGGGATACTGGAACAGAAGGCCCCCTCACACATAAAATTGAAGACCCGCAGACCCCTTAGGTACCTATTGAGTTACCCTTTTTGAAAAGGGCCCAGAGCAGTGGTTTCAACGCTGAAGGTCATGGCAACCGTATCTCGAACCACCGCTACTCGAAGCCTGTGACGGCGCGGGGAGGCAGCGTCGTGCACGCTGAAGCAGCACATAAGAAAATGCCGATTCGCGCTTTTCAGTTAAGACACACGGACTGTTTTTTGGCCTGTCGGGAACGGTTTGCCGTCGCCCCCAGCGGGTCTCGAGCCCTGCAGGTTACACGTCTGCGGCAGCGTAGCCTAGGCGGCATCCTCGCGGGGCTGCTCGTCGTCCTCGGCCTCGGAGGGGCTCTCGGCGGCCGCGACCTGGCCGGGCAGCAGAGGGTCCAGCGAACCAGCGGTGCTCCAGACGCGCACGGCGGCCACGTGTCCGGCCGGGAAGGTGGCTGGCGACAACCGGCGCTTGGCACCCTGCTCGCGCACGGCCTCGGCCTTGTCCAACGCCGCCTGGCTGGCGGCCATGCGCTTGCACATGGCGCAGGCGCACACGAGGATGCCGAGGCAGAGCACGCCGAAGCTGACGCCCACCACGAGCACAGCGGCGGTCCAGAGCTGCTCGTCCAGCTTGTCGTCGCGCACGATCATCATGACGATGGCAACGCTGGCGCCCGACAGCAGGAAGCCCGACAGCGTGAAGATGCCGGCCGCCGCGTAGCAGGCACGGGTGCCCGGGCTGCTCCCCATGTCGCTGCCTCTCTGCGTTACAACACACGACTGCTGGTCAATCAAGTGTTTTGACACGCTGCCGGAGTTGTATAGACAAAATTACTGCTACACAAGCAACCGTTTCGCGTTAGCACTGCAGTTCTGGCGACGCTTTCAAAGCTCGTTACCTAAGCTTTCTTGAGCACTTGCGGACTGTTGCTTTCAATAGGGTACAATAGACAAAAGATGCGGTCAAATAAACGTAGTAAGTGTTAACTGACCTTCGCGCTCATAAAAATTAGTTGATATAGGGCAAGCGTTGATTGAACATAAAATTTTAATTTTGCATTGTCTCCATATGGGCTGCTATTTCCTTTCGCAGGCGAGGCGCTGGCAATTATGTTGGGGTGCATTATTCTATAGTGCATTATTCCAGCCGCGTCTCTCACGAAATGACCTCATTGATGATTCGTGGTAGTTCTGTGCCCAAGTGCCATGCATATGTTATAATGTAAAAGAGCGGATAACTGCAAAGTCACTATTTTGCCTGCAATGACGAGACCTTATAGGCTATAGAGCAGCAAGTTTATGGGCAGTCGGCAACAATTAAGAGAACGGAGTCTTGACAAATGAGATGCCATGACCTCGGGCTCTGTTACTCCCATTTCTACCCATTCTTTGTCATTATGACACGAACAGATATTGAAGAACCCTTCGTCGcatacacgcacatacacacgcaatgAATCGATCATAATTCAGTTCATCACAAGAAGGCATATAGCAAAACAGGCACAGCGTGGAAGACTGGGACACAGAAAGAAAGGCACACAAGGCTCTGTCATATAGGCTAGTGCATCCCAAGAAACGCAGCAGTGCTTTTGTAGCTTTGCGTGTGACAGACTCACGATGCCACGGTCCCAAGATCTTTCTACAGCGAGATCTGTATGTCACTAactttccgtagttttttcggcgtccatCAACAGAAAAattcatcatgtgggccgatcctggtgatagtgcagaggATCCaaactcaatggcacatacccctgtgggctcgggaatcTATAACGCACCCTTCGGCATCTTCGGGAtgaacccacgtatggggagtgctcaacgcctgcttcacctttgccgcatgtcggcccggcattgcactatcttcgggatcggcccacgtatggtaagtgcttaacgcttgcttcacgtccgccgcgggtcggcccgatattgcactatcttcgggccgacccgcggcggaggtgaagctatttgcttttcgtttgggagctttgactgtcgtctgctttcgctgccattacatcttcacagagtggaatggttgtcaatttttttttctgtagaaggCCCTGCCATCCTATTGCCGTAAAGTTGTC encodes the following:
- the LOC142566085 gene encoding uncharacterized protein LOC142566085 isoform X2, yielding MGSSPGTRACYAAAGIFTLSGFLLSGASVAIVMMIVRDDKLDEQLWTAAVLVVGVSFGVLCLGILVCACAMCKRMAASQAALDKAEAVREQGAKRRLSPATFPAGHVAAVRVWSTAGSLDPLLPGQVAAAESPSEAEDDEQPREDAA
- the LOC142566085 gene encoding uncharacterized protein LOC142566085 isoform X1 — encoded protein: MQDVQFMARVHRGSDMGSSPGTRACYAAAGIFTLSGFLLSGASVAIVMMIVRDDKLDEQLWTAAVLVVGVSFGVLCLGILVCACAMCKRMAASQAALDKAEAVREQGAKRRLSPATFPAGHVAAVRVWSTAGSLDPLLPGQVAAAESPSEAEDDEQPREDAA